Proteins found in one Triticum urartu cultivar G1812 chromosome 4, Tu2.1, whole genome shotgun sequence genomic segment:
- the LOC125552359 gene encoding transmembrane 9 superfamily member 3 has translation MASPAARAASALLLLLALAVAGVLSDGSDHRYKLGDPVPLYANKVGPFHNPSETYRYFDLPFCSPEKVKEKSEALGEVLNGDRLVDAPYKLDFRTDHDSKAVCPKKLTKEDVAKFRNAVAKDYYFQMYYDDLPLWGFIGKVEKGGKPDPSEWKYYLYRHIIFDILYNNDRVIEINVHTDQSALVDLTEDKEVNVDFLYTVKWKETPTPFEKRMEKYSSSSNMPHHLEVHWFSIINSCVTVLLLTGFLATILMRVLKNDFVKYAHDEEAADDEEESGWKYIHGDVFRFPKNKSLFSAALGTGTQLFALTTFIFLLALVGVFYPYNRGALFTALVVIYALTSGIAGYIATSFYCQLEGTNWVRNLLLTGCLFCGPLFLTFCFLNTVAIAYSATAALPFGTICVIVLIWTLVTFPLLVLGGIAGKNSKSEFQAPCRTTKYPREIPPLPWYRTTVPQMAMAGFLPFSAIYIELYYIFASVWGHRIYTIYSILFIVFIILLIVTAFITVALTYFQLAAEDHEWWWRSFLCGGSTGFFVYGYCLYYYYARSDMSGFMQTSFFFGYMACICYAFFLMLGMVGFRAALFFVRHIYKSIKCE, from the exons ATGGCATCGCCGGCCGCGCGCGCGGCCTCGGCGCTCCTCCTCCTgctcgccctcgccgtcgccggcgTCCTCTCCGACGGCTCCGACCACCGCTACAAGCTCGGCGACCCCGTCCCGCTCTACGCCAACAAGGTCGGCCCCTTCCACAACCCCAG CGAGACGTACCGCTACTTCGACCTCCCCTTCTGCTCCCCGG AGAAAGTGAAGGAGAAGAGCGAGGCCCTTGGCGAGGTCCTCAATGGGGATCGGTTGGTCGATGCACCCTACAAGCTTGATTTCCGCACGGATCATGATTCCAAGGCGGTTTGCCCCAAGAAGCTTACCAAGGAGGACGTGGCCAAGTTCCGGAATGCCGTAGCCAAGGACTACTACTTCCAGATGTACTACGATGATCTCCCATTGTGGGGATTCATCGGTAAGGTCGAGAAGGGAGGCAAGCCTGACCCGAGCGAGTGGAAGTACTACCTCTACAGGCACATTATCTTTGACATCCTCTACAACAACGACCGTGTCATTGAGATCAATGTGCATACCGACCAGAGTGCACTGGTTGACCTGACAGAGGACAAGGAGGTTAATGTGGACTTCCTTTACACTGTCAAGTGGAAGGAGACACCTACACCGTTCGAGAAGAGGATGGAGAAGTATTCCAGCTCCTCCAACATGCCGCATCACTTGGAGGTCCATTGGTTCTCCATTATAAATTCTTGTGTTACGGTCCTTCTCCTCACAGGGTTCTTGGCAACAATCCTCATGCGAGTTCTGAAGAATGATTTTGTTAA GTATGCCCATGATGAGGAAGCAGCTGATGACGAAGAAGAGTCTGGATGGAAGTATATTCATGGTGATGTCTTCCGGTTCCCCAAGAACAAGTCATTGTTTTCGGCTGCTCTTGGCACTGGAACTCAACTGTTTGCTCT AACAACCTTTATATTCCTGCTTGCCCTCGTTGGAGTATTCTACCCTTACAATCGTGGTGCCCTTTTCACCGCATTGGTCGTCATCTATGCACTCACCTCAGGAATTGCTGGTTACATTGCAACCTCTTTCTATTGCCAGCTAGAGGGAACGAACTGG GTGAGGAACTTGCTACTGACAGGATGCCTGTTTTGTGGACCTCTCTTCCTGACATTCTGTTTCTTGAACACTGTTGCCATTGCTTATAGTGCAACAGCAGCATTGCCGTTTGGCACCATCTGTGTCATTGTGCTGATCTGGACCTTAGTCACATTCCCTCTACTAGTTTTGGGAGGCATTGCTGGTAAAAACAGCAAGAGTGAATTCCAAGCTCCTTGCCGTACCACCAAATACCCTAGGGAGATTCCTCCACTTCCCTGGTACCGGACAACAGTTCCGCAGATGGCTATGGCTGGATTTTTGCCTTTCAGTGCTATATATATCGAGCTGTACTACATCTTTGCTAGTGTTTGGGGCCACCGAATTTACACAATCTACAGCATTCTCTTCATAGTCTTCATCATCCTACTTATTGTCACTGCCTTCATCACTGTTGCGCTGACATACTTCCAGCTTGCTGCTGAAGACCATGAGTGGTGGTGGAG GTCATTCCTATGCGGAGGATCAACTGGATTTTTCGTCTATGGCTACTGTCTGTACTACTACTACGCGCGATCGGATATGTCTGGCTTCATGCAGACCTCATTCTTCTTTGGGTACATGGCGTGCATCTGCTATGCATTCTTCCTGATGCTGGGTATGGTGGGCTTCCGTGCCGCCTTGTTCTTTGTTCGGCACATATACAAGTCGATCAAGTGTGAGTAA
- the LOC125552360 gene encoding deoxymugineic acid synthase 1-A, with product MGAGDKTAAGMPRIGMGTAVQGPKPDPIRRAVLRAIEVGYRHFDTAAHYETEAPIGEAAAEAVRSGAVASRDDLFITSKLWCSDAHRDRVVPALRQTLRNLQMEHVDLYLVHWPVSMKPGRFKAPFTAEDFVPFDMRAVWEAMEECHRLGLAKAIGVANFSCKKLETLLSFATIPPTVNQVEVNPVWQQRKLREFCRGKGIQLCAYSPLGAKGTHWGSDAVMDAGVLQEIAAYRGKSVAQVCLRWVYEQGDCLIVKSFDEARMRENLDVDGWELTEEERRRIAEIPQRKINLGKRYVSEHGPYKSLEELWDGEV from the exons ATGGGCGCCGGCGACAAGACGGCCGCGGGCATGCCGCGCATCGGCATGGGCACGGCGGTGCAGGGGCCCAAGCCGGACCCCATCCGCCGCGCCGTCCTCCGCGCCATCGAGGTAGGGTACCGTCACTTCGACACGGCGGCGCACTACGAGACCGAGGCCCCCATCGGCGAGGCCGCCGCCGAGGCCGTGCGCTCCGGCGCCGTCGCCTCCCGGGACGACCTCTTCATCACCTCCAAGCTCTGGTGCAGCGACGCGCACCGCGACAGGGTCGTCCCCGCCCTCAGGCAGACGCTCCG GAATCTCCAGATGGAGCACGTGGACCTGTACCTCGTCCACTGGCCGGTGTCCATGAAGCCCGGGCGGTTCAAGGCCCCCTTCACGGCGGAGGACTTCGTGCCGTTCGACATGCGGGCCGTgtgggaggccatggaggagtgCCATAGGCTGGGCCTCGCCAAGGCCATCGGCGTCGCCAATTTCTCCTGCAAGAAGCTTGAGACCCTCCTCTCCTTCGCCACCATCCCTCCCACCGTCAATCAG GTGGAGGTGAACCCggtgtggcagcagaggaagctGAGGGAGTTCTGCAGGGGCAAGGGCATCCAGCTGTGCGCCTACTCGCCGCTGGGGGCCAAGGGCACGCACTGGGGCAGCGACGCCGTGATGGACGCGGGCGTCCTGCAGGAGATCGCCGCGTACAGGGGCAAGAGTGTGGCGCAGGTGTGCCTGAGGTGGGTGTACGAGCAGGGGGACTGCCTCATCGTCAAGAGCTTCGACGAGGCCCGGATGCGGGAGAACCTGGACGTGGACGGCTGGGAGCTCACCGAGGAGGAGCGCCGCAGGATCGCGGAGATCCCGCAGCGCAAGATCAACCTCGGCAAGCGCTACGTGTCTGAGCACGGGCCCTACAAGTCCCTCGAGGAGCTCTGGGACGGTGAGGTATGA